The following proteins come from a genomic window of Takifugu rubripes chromosome 11, fTakRub1.2, whole genome shotgun sequence:
- the il15l gene encoding interleukin 15, like has protein sequence MLNLDAARVWDHVLSSGDTLASRVRWRGGRMLCVIFLLTVALQLAAQKACSYDIIISVQTLINSTSSLTGLDSRLYTPTINDYDKCPESTLMCFAEEVKVLKYESEIEAFSLIRKLRRIAGSFKKPDCLQCELSAERATKQFLRDLLTVLQHMNALNC, from the exons ATGCTGAACCTGGATGCTGCTCGAGTGTGGGACCATGTTCTGAGCTCAGGGGACACTTTGGCTTCCAGGGTCAGGTGGAGAGGTGGGCGAATGCTGTGTGTCATCTTTCTGCTCACTGTGGCGCTGCAGCTGGCGGCCCAGAAAGCCTGTTcctatgacatcatcatcagtgTCCAGACGCTCATCAACAGCACGTCCAGTTTG ACGGGTTTGGACTCCAGACTGTACACGCCAACCATCAACGACTACGAT AAGTGTCCCGAATCCACCTTGATGTGCTTTGCTGAGGAAGTAAAGGTTCTGAAATACGAGTCGGAAATTGAGGCCTTCAGCCTGATCCGTAAGCTGAGAAGAATTGCTGGATCCTTCAAAAAG CCGGACTGCCTCCAGTGTGAACTCAGCGCAGAGCGAGCTACCAAGCAGTTCCTCAGGGACCTTCTGACAGTTCTGCAGCACATGAACGCGCTCAACTGCTAA
- the il15l gene encoding interleukin 15, like isoform X1 — translation MLNLDAARVWDHVLSSGDTLASRVRWRGGRMLCVIFLLTVALQLAAQKACSYDIIISVQTLINSTSSLKCPESTLMCFAEEVKVLKYESEIEAFSLIRKLRRIAGSFKKPDCLQCELSAERATKQFLRDLLTVLQHMNALNC, via the exons ATGCTGAACCTGGATGCTGCTCGAGTGTGGGACCATGTTCTGAGCTCAGGGGACACTTTGGCTTCCAGGGTCAGGTGGAGAGGTGGGCGAATGCTGTGTGTCATCTTTCTGCTCACTGTGGCGCTGCAGCTGGCGGCCCAGAAAGCCTGTTcctatgacatcatcatcagtgTCCAGACGCTCATCAACAGCACGTCCAGTTTG AAGTGTCCCGAATCCACCTTGATGTGCTTTGCTGAGGAAGTAAAGGTTCTGAAATACGAGTCGGAAATTGAGGCCTTCAGCCTGATCCGTAAGCTGAGAAGAATTGCTGGATCCTTCAAAAAG CCGGACTGCCTCCAGTGTGAACTCAGCGCAGAGCGAGCTACCAAGCAGTTCCTCAGGGACCTTCTGACAGTTCTGCAGCACATGAACGCGCTCAACTGCTAA
- the LOC115251453 gene encoding uncharacterized protein → MQQEQTEEIEKVEKGYPASSREEDEYEEEIKRPGAEEVQKRVKVCEEKEEEKKKTGDEGAGGDPASDPKSSVSVEEQEKSKRPELLDRATRGQDPIPQIQRCQPTTGGAQISRWDKTIIEKIRSYYEAAAKAEERDDEEEELGEGTSLRRRNSFSEIPSGLVKESVSQFDVGDRQWEEQTHTQSPRWGSHLAPCSPEKADQPLSSLDLGAGAPSGVTQDQEDPNHRGPVSKEAEISDRHDGVCNKPPNDGPRDEEEEKEKSSQGEEPTTSHDKCNNEASPGNPDVVNVHEPIQAPATETHGSDKEPSREPVAHREIGQRTGNTTDSLWTRNSDKDLANSHRSPSSPTHKKTGRWSHHSRIASANRVLFEAMGSDVAGIGLFEASPVVDPVLIENSARILSRVQTLALMYSAKAGTMKVPLHQKQGDVAMKPLMSLNRPSEPQNKSPPEHQLYSEDKMESHMVTKVEPQTTALTLQQTQTQHQTQNQTKANCKGQAWDQTPPEKKIGGTESYVKESRKRVPCESLMSSEVWTPVGQQQTGTFTLSRPRDFISALNRGSSRESSCCSTGDSRTSAQSPRVQSPSRTQRECCHSKSDLQTQLELQSAPASAVDSRFRGHSEGLHRGNGQIYADTEETAGGARSQLTDKPLQYPECITQPETPNLSLHGDRPSLWESHKEQHEMSKRDTKQSTATRSKAEETSPVELVLIVAPPESQNPPDPLLGQYHEQHQKNALQLEGAIKISGTSKEMDGLHENAGGGWSQMSELHQSRSVDLLPTFTIPRPVDPPATVAAQAPANASRCTSEQRKTDRQVSSSNLPSLGHRPFTTKDQIVNPSAVRPLLRDCTTSPVGDDQSSFVQGPPCSSLCAIGPVGSLVTEKTSLNLVSRALPSFSPTFSSKAVSVQANSASPPAPSAFRPPSTCFRRSPSITAGPASSPTPNSSPCHPCSPPQLVFSVQ, encoded by the exons atgcagcaggagcagacagaAGAAATAGAAAAAGTTGAAAAAGGTTATCCAGCAAGCTCTAGAGAGGAGGACGAGTATGAGGAAGAGATAAAGAGACCCGGAGCTGAGGAAGTACAGAAGAGAGTGAAGGTGtgtgaagaaaaggaggaagaaaagaagaaaacaggtgatgaaggagCGGGGGGTGACCCGGCATCAGATCCTAAATCTTCTGTCTCTGTTGAGGAACAAGAGAAGAGCAAGAGACCCGAATTATTGGATAGGGCCACCAGAGGCCAAGATCCTATTCCCCAGATCCAGAGATGCCAGCCAACCACAGGAGGTGCCCAGATTAGCAGATGGGACAAGACCATCATCGAGAAGATCCGCAGTTATTACGAAGCTGCAGCAAAGGCCGAAGAGAGagacgatgaggaggaggagctgggagaaGGAACATCGTTAAGAAGGAGAAACAGCTTCTCAGAAATCCCGTCTGGGTTGGTGAAGGAGTCGGTATCTCAGTTTGATGTAGGGGATCGCCAGTGGGAGGAGCAAACCCACACCCAAAGCCCACGGTGGGGATCCCATCTTGCCCCGTGCTCACCGGAGAAGGCTGATCAACCACTCAGCTCTCTGGATCTAGGTGCTGGGGCACCTTCTGGTGTCAcacaggaccaggaggacccaAACCATAGAGGGCCTGTCAGCAAAGAGGCAGAAATATCAGACAGACATGACGGGGTCTGCAACAAACCACCAAATGATGGACCacgggatgaggaggaggagaaagagaagtcCAGCCAAGGGGAAGAACCAACAACCAGCCATGACAAGTGCAATAATGAAGCCAGCCCTGGGAACCCAGATGTTGTGAATGTACATGAACCCATCCAGGCACCGGCAACCGAAACACATGGAAGTGACAAAGAACCATCGAGAGAACCTGTGGCACATAGAGAAATTGGTCAAAGAACTGGGAACACAACTGATTCCCTTTGGACCAGAAACAGTGACAAAGACCTGGCAAATTCTCACAGGAGCCCAAGTTCTCCGACTCACAAAAAAACAGGTCGCTGGTCCCACCACTCCAGAATTGCCAGTGCGAACAGGGTCCTGTTCGAGGCCATGGGGTCGGATGTGGCTGGTATCGGATTATTTGAAGCCAGTCCGGTAGTGGACCCAGTGCTAATAGAGAACTCGGCACGAATTCTTAGCAGGGTCCAAACTTTGGCCCTGATGTACAGTGCCAAAGCTGGCACCATGAAGGTCCCACTGCATCAGAAACAGGGTGACGTTGCCATGAAACCTTTAATGTCTTTAAATAGACCTTCTGAACCCCAAAATAAGAGCCCACCTGAGCACCAGCTCTACTCAGAGGATAAAATGGAAAGTCACATGGTAACCAAGGTCGAGCCTCAGACCACAGCACTGACCTTGCAGCAGACCCAGACACAGCACCAAACCCAGAACCAGACCAAGGCAAACTGTAAGGGCCAGGCCTGGGATCAAACACCCCCGGAGAAGAAGATAGGGGGAACAGAGAGTTATG TTAAAGAGTCCAGGAAAAGGGTTCCCTGTGAATCTCTGATGTCCAGTGAGGTGTGGACCCCAGTCGGTCAGCAACAGACAGGCACCTTCACCCTGTCTCGGCCCAGGGACTTCATCTCTGCCCTGAACAGAGGATCCAGCAGAGAATCCAGCTGTTGCTCTACTGGAGACTCACGTACTTCAGCGCAGTCCCCGAGAGTTCAGTCGCCCAGTCGGACCCAACGGGAGTGCTGCCACTCCAAGAGTGACCTCCAGACACAATTAGAGCTTCAGAGCGCTCCCGCCTCAGCCGTGGACTCCAGGTTCAGGGGACACAGTGAAGGGTTACATCGTGGAAATGGCCAGATATATGCAGACACTGAAGAAACGGCGGGAGGGGCCAG GTCACAGCTGACAGATAAACCTCTGCAGTACCCAGAATGCATCACTCAGCCAGAGACGCCTAACCTGAGTCTCCATGGGGACAGGCCTTCACTGTGGGAGAGCCACAAAGAACAACATGAGATGTCCAAGAGGGACACCAAGCAAAGCACTGCCACCAGAAGCAAAGCTGAAGAAACTTCTCCAGTGGAGCTAGTCCTGATAGTAGCGCCTCCAGAAAGCCAGAATCCACCAGACCCTCTACTGGGACAGTATCATGAGCAGCACCAGAAGAATGCTCTTCAGTTAGAGGGAGCCATCAAAATCTCAGGGACCTCCAAGGAGATGGATGGACTTCATGAGAacgcaggaggaggatggtCCCAGATGTCAGAACTACACCAATCCAGATCTGTAGACCTTTTACCGACATTCACCATCCCCAGACCAGTGGATCCACCCGCTACGGTGGCTGCACAGGCTCCAGCTAACGCCAGCAGATGCACATCTGAACAGAG GAAAACAGACCGACAGGTTTCCAGTAGCAACCTGCCCAGTCTTGGCCACCGACCATTTACAACAAAAGACCAAATCGTGAATCCCTCAGCCGTTAGACCCCTACTGAGGGACTGCACCACTTCTCCAGTTGGAGATGACCAATCCTCCTTTGTCCAAGGACCTCCTTGCTCATCACTATGTGCCATTGGTCCTGTGGGTTCTCTAGTTACTGAAAAGACTTCCCTGAACTTGGTCTCCAGAgctcttccctctttctctcccacttTCTCTTCAAAAGCTGTTTCTGTGCAGGCCAACTCTGCCTCCCCTCCAGCACCTTCTGCCTTCAGACCACCCTCCACTTGTTTTCGGAGATCTCCATCTATTACGGCAGGTCCTGCTTCATCTCCTACACCAAACTCTTCCCCCTGTCATCCTTGTTCCCCCCCCCAACTCGTCTTCAGCGTTCAGTAG